A genomic window from Solanum stenotomum isolate F172 chromosome 10, ASM1918654v1, whole genome shotgun sequence includes:
- the LOC125842912 gene encoding EG45-like domain containing protein 2 produces the protein MEVVSSVESISTTPFLSAVSLEFTTTKCGGNRSDQFPSGNLFVAVSEGLWDNGAACGRRYRLRCLSGNNRPCKEGTIDVRVVDYCTKRPCPSTIALSSDAFAQISISHNAKINIEYVQI, from the exons ATGGAAGTAGTGTCTAGCGTGGAAAGCATTTCTACTACTCCTTTCTTATCAGCTGTTAGTTTGGAGTTTacaa CTACCAAATGTGGCGGGAACAGGTCAGATCAGTTCCCTTCGGGGAATCTATTTGTGGCAGTGAGTGAAGGGCTCTGGGATAACGGGGCGGCGTGCGGGCGGCGTTACAGGCTGAGATGTTTGAGTGGAAACAATAGGCCATGCAAAGAAGGAACAATTGACGTGAGAGTTGTTGACTACTGCACCAAAAGGCCATGTCCTTCAACTATTGCTTTGTCAAGTGATGCTTTTGCTCAAATATCAATTTCTCATAATGCTAAGATCAACATCGAATATGTCCA gaTTTGA